In Blastopirellula sp. J2-11, a single genomic region encodes these proteins:
- the purM gene encoding phosphoribosylformylglycinamidine cyclo-ligase has translation MAKATYKDAGVDLDIYAESMSRLPRLVRRTHSPRVMKLDGGFAGLFKLDFDNSLFARKYENPVLISCTDGVGTKLKIAEKTGIHKTVGVDLVAMCVNDAICCGAEPLFFLDYIAMGKDDPDLLEDLVEGITDGCLQGDCALVGGETAIMPDIYQVGDYDMAGFCVGVAERAHLIDGSAIAPGDKVIGLSSSGIHSNGFSLVRKVVFELAQLTVDQHIDELGETVGQALLRPTKIYVAPVRKVLNHYKVKNVVHGVAHITGGGLAENIERILPKNVDVQIDGQSWNRPAVFPWLQKLGEIEEAEMARVFNMGIGLTLIVSSYYANSVKSIVADCGLEAFDIGEVIDGSGKVTIQ, from the coding sequence ATGGCCAAAGCAACTTACAAAGACGCCGGCGTCGATCTTGATATCTACGCCGAGTCGATGTCGCGACTTCCGCGGCTCGTCCGCCGAACCCACAGCCCGCGAGTGATGAAGCTCGACGGTGGATTCGCGGGGCTGTTTAAGCTCGACTTTGATAATTCTTTATTTGCCCGCAAGTACGAGAATCCCGTCCTTATTTCGTGCACCGACGGCGTCGGTACGAAATTGAAAATCGCGGAAAAAACAGGAATTCACAAGACGGTTGGCGTCGATCTAGTCGCGATGTGCGTCAATGACGCGATCTGCTGCGGCGCCGAACCCCTCTTTTTTCTCGACTACATCGCGATGGGGAAAGATGACCCCGATCTGCTCGAAGATCTGGTCGAAGGAATTACCGACGGCTGCCTTCAGGGGGACTGCGCCTTGGTCGGCGGCGAAACCGCGATCATGCCCGACATCTATCAGGTGGGGGATTATGATATGGCCGGCTTTTGCGTCGGCGTCGCCGAACGTGCGCATTTAATCGACGGTTCGGCGATCGCCCCCGGCGACAAAGTGATCGGGCTCAGCTCAAGCGGAATCCACTCCAATGGGTTCAGCCTGGTCCGCAAAGTGGTCTTTGAACTGGCCCAACTCACCGTCGATCAGCACATCGACGAATTGGGCGAAACAGTCGGGCAAGCGCTGCTGCGACCAACCAAAATTTACGTCGCTCCGGTTCGCAAAGTGCTGAACCACTACAAAGTGAAAAACGTCGTCCACGGCGTCGCACATATCACCGGCGGCGGCTTGGCCGAGAATATCGAACGCATCCTTCCCAAGAACGTCGACGTGCAAATCGACGGGCAATCTTGGAACCGCCCTGCGGTCTTCCCCTGGCTGCAAAAGCTGGGCGAAATCGAAGAGGCCGAAATGGCACGCGTCTTCAACATGGGAATCGGCCTGACCCTGATCGTCAGTTCGTACTACGCCAACAGCGTGAAGAGCATTGTCGCCGACTGCGGCTTGGAAGCGTTCGACATCGGCGAAGTGATCGACGGCAGCGGAAAAGTGACAATTCAGTAG
- a CDS encoding amidohydrolase family protein, whose translation MSDASVCYRAKWLVPVDQPPIEGGLLTVAAGKIVAVGENLSGQPPIDCGDVALAPGLVNAHTHLEFSNIAQPLGEPGMSFPVWIQQVVSQRRAAGELLESQKTAAISAGIEESQEQGIAALGEITTIPYSLAMYAAEAGVVSLLELIGLAPERCEELIAAAKFHLQSAAANDKRAGLSPHAPYSVHRDVVSAAAQLSAESKIPLAMHLAESREELELLDRQTGPFREMLENFGVWRDDAFSAGTRPLDYLRRLSPAHHALVIHGNYLDDEELRYIAERPESLTLVYCPRTHQYFGHARHPLSKLHPTGAALAIGTDSRASNPDLALWRDVRLAAQIFPEIPASDLLRMVTLTPAIALGIESTYGSLSVGKAAKFAMFPLPANVPLSQLPAAMLAVEPQAR comes from the coding sequence ATGAGCGACGCGTCTGTTTGCTATCGAGCGAAATGGCTCGTTCCCGTCGATCAACCGCCGATCGAAGGGGGACTTCTGACGGTCGCAGCCGGGAAGATTGTCGCGGTTGGCGAAAATCTCTCGGGACAGCCGCCGATCGATTGCGGCGATGTAGCGCTGGCGCCGGGGCTTGTGAACGCGCATACGCATCTGGAATTCAGCAACATTGCGCAGCCGCTTGGCGAACCAGGCATGTCGTTTCCCGTCTGGATTCAACAAGTAGTTAGCCAGCGGCGTGCGGCTGGCGAGTTGTTGGAATCGCAAAAAACTGCGGCGATTTCTGCTGGTATCGAAGAATCGCAAGAGCAGGGGATCGCGGCGCTCGGCGAGATTACGACGATTCCCTATTCGCTTGCCATGTATGCGGCCGAAGCCGGCGTCGTTTCGCTCTTAGAACTGATCGGCCTGGCGCCGGAGCGCTGTGAAGAGTTGATAGCGGCGGCGAAGTTTCATTTGCAGAGCGCTGCGGCCAATGACAAACGAGCGGGACTCAGTCCGCACGCTCCTTATTCCGTTCATCGTGATGTGGTCTCGGCGGCGGCGCAATTGTCGGCCGAGTCGAAAATACCGCTGGCGATGCATCTGGCCGAATCTCGGGAAGAGCTAGAACTTCTCGATCGCCAGACCGGGCCGTTTCGTGAAATGCTAGAGAATTTTGGCGTCTGGCGCGACGACGCGTTTTCGGCGGGAACGCGGCCGCTCGACTATCTCCGTCGCTTGTCGCCAGCGCATCATGCGCTCGTAATCCACGGCAACTATCTGGATGACGAAGAACTGCGATATATCGCCGAGCGTCCGGAGTCGCTGACCTTGGTCTATTGCCCACGCACGCATCAATACTTTGGGCATGCGCGTCACCCGTTGTCGAAGCTCCACCCAACAGGGGCAGCTCTGGCGATTGGGACCGATTCACGGGCTTCCAATCCCGATCTGGCGCTCTGGCGCGATGTGCGCCTTGCGGCACAGATTTTTCCAGAAATTCCCGCCAGCGACTTACTGCGGATGGTGACGTTAACGCCGGCGATTGCGCTGGGAATCGAATCCACCTACGGCTCGCTGAGCGTGGGGAAAGCGGCGAAGTTCGCGATGTTTCCGCTTCCTGCGAACGTACCGCTGAGTCAGTTGCCTGCAGCGATGTTGGCCGTAGAGCCGCAAGCGCGTTGA